The genomic region TGGAACGAGGCCGAGAGCGTCAGCAACTTTGTCGAAAACGTCGACACCGACGTCAACATTAGGTGTAGCTCCAATACTAGAAGAACTGACAAATCTGATGCTCTCAGTAGGAAGGTCAGAGGCCAAGCCGGGACTGTGCGTGGTAAGGATGACTTGGCAGTTCTCGGTTGCAGATAGGTCCTTGAATGAGTTGATCAGTATTTTTTGGTTCGAAGGATGCTGAGATGTTTCAGGTTCTTCAATTGCGTAGATCACGTTGGACTTTGAGTTGCTCTGCAACTTTCTCTCAGCTTCAGCTTTGAAAAAACTGACCAAAATCATTCGACGCACTCCACTACCACGCTTATTGAGTGCGATATTTCCATTCGTTTCCATGCCGAGAGAAAATAGGTTCGCCCATTTCGACGGAGCTGGAGGGCTGAATTTCGGCTCCAAGCTTTCAGCAAGGTTCGGGTCAATTTGCTTCAACGCATCATGCGTTAGTTTGGCGATTTCCTCGCTCTTTTCCCGGACCATTTGTTCAATTTCAGCGATCTGCGTTTGGGCTTCGGCGATTGCAGTGGCTACAGCACCCTTAAGTGGATTTTGCACTTCTCCATCGCTGTCTTTGCTTGCTCGATCACTCTGAAAAATTGCGAACATGGGAAGCAGTATTTCGATCTTCTCCCAAATCCTTTTGCTGTCTTCCTTCGGCTTGGAAACCGGGATGGGGGTCTCTTTGAGTTGGAGATCTGGAAAATGCTCCCAAATGGCTTTCCTCATTGTCGGATTGCCCTTTAGGGAAACGTCCAAGCCAAGGGATTTTACCTTGTCCCGCAAATCCTTCTCTTTGAGTTCAAGAAGGTTTTCAGCTCCAGTTATGCTCGGGTGATTCGCAATTATAAACACCTCACATGACGGAGTTTTTTTTGAGCAGTCGTAGAGCTTCTGGATTTTTAGCGTGTTGCGATCCGTGAGTAGGAATTCGGTTCTAAGAGTTGTTGAAGACTCACTGTCGAGTACGATGGCTTCAGTATGCTCAGAAAACTCACAGGTGATCTTCACCGTTTTACTGTTTGAGAAAACGTTGGCATCTGTTTGTTCAATCTTCACAGTGTCATTGTTAAAGAAAATCTCTAACGCTTCTAAGATTGTCGATTTGCCAATGTCGTTCTTGCCAATCAGTGTCGTGAGATCATCAAAGGTGATTTTCCTAGCGTCTTTATAGCCACGGAAGTTCTCGACTTCCAAGGATAGCAACTTCATTGAGGTTTTCCTCCAAAAGACATTTCTTTTTCAACAATCGTAAATCGTGGATGACTAATGAAAAAGCTATCCAGAAGGGGCGGTCGGTTTGATGAGTAAACAGTCACGAATGCTTTTTCGTGCCTTATAGTTCTGTCATGCTTAACCCAGATCGTCTGGTTCGGAAGGTCACATGTTTCGGTTGGTAAGGGTTTCTCTGCTTTTGGTGGTCGTGCTGTCTGTG from Thalassospira indica harbors:
- a CDS encoding ATP-binding protein; this translates as MKLLSLEVENFRGYKDARKITFDDLTTLIGKNDIGKSTILEALEIFFNNDTVKIEQTDANVFSNSKTVKITCEFSEHTEAIVLDSESSTTLRTEFLLTDRNTLKIQKLYDCSKKTPSCEVFIIANHPSITGAENLLELKEKDLRDKVKSLGLDVSLKGNPTMRKAIWEHFPDLQLKETPIPVSKPKEDSKRIWEKIEILLPMFAIFQSDRASKDSDGEVQNPLKGAVATAIAEAQTQIAEIEQMVREKSEEIAKLTHDALKQIDPNLAESLEPKFSPPAPSKWANLFSLGMETNGNIALNKRGSGVRRMILVSFFKAEAERKLQSNSKSNVIYAIEEPETSQHPSNQKILINSFKDLSATENCQVILTTHSPGLASDLPTESIRFVSSSSIGATPNVDVGVDVFDKVADALGLVPDSRVKVLVFVEGPTDVQALKCLSKAIHMDDHQSPNLETDERFAFVVSGGATLKHWVTKNYLGNLGLTEFHLYDNDVATYQGTVDQVNERNDNRGSHATLTAKHEIESYLHSGAILEAFGFEIEVADHPDSNTNTVPREFAKSFAEHHNRPNAPSDGTAKKKLAESAFPKMTAAWIDERDPAGEVRGWFRRLRAMADQA